A window of the Hordeum vulgare subsp. vulgare chromosome 5H, MorexV3_pseudomolecules_assembly, whole genome shotgun sequence genome harbors these coding sequences:
- the LOC123398187 gene encoding probable WRKY transcription factor 17 translates to MAVVGRGYAPRGLAAGEQQLAFHEAAAEGLSSLELLVSALSPRADCAPPPLGEIADQALSGFRRVIDILGRTGHARFRRGPAGAAVAASLTAPPVSSPPRTPAHAPAPAPTASLQLAPQKSLTLDFTKPLKAPATAAAASVTSTSFFSSVTAGGDGSVSKGRGQMVSSGKPPLAAGTKRKQQQQQTPCAIGAHSDAVAAVAGDRCHCSKKRKHRVKYTTRVPAVSSRTADIPGDDYSWRKYGQKPIKGSPYPRCYYRCSTAKGCPARKHVERATDDPAMLVVTYEGEHRHDTSPPAAAN, encoded by the coding sequence ATGGCCGTTGTGGGACGCGGCTACGCACCCCGTGGCCTCGCGGCCGGGGAGCAGCAGCTGGCCTTCCACGAGGCCGCCGCCGAGGGGCTCAGCAGCCTCGAGCTCCTCGTTTCGGCGCTCTCCCCGCGCGCCgactgcgcgccgccgccgctcggGGAGATCGCCGACCAAGCGTTGTCGGGGTTCCGCCGGGTCATCGACATCCTCGGCCGCACCGGCCACGCCCGCTTCCGCCGCGGCCCTGCTGGGGCTGCCGTCGCCGCCTCGTTGACTGCCCCTCCTGTCTCTTCTCCTCCTCGGACGCCGGCCCATGCACCGGCACCGGCACCAACAGCCTCGCTGCAGTTGGCGCCCCAGAAAAGCCTGACGCTGGACTTCACTAAGCCTTTGAAGGCGCCGGCGACGGCAGCCGCTGCTTCGGTGACGTCGACGTCTTTCTTCTCGTCGGTGACGGCGGGGGGCGATGGCAGCGTGTCCAAGGGCCGGGGCCAAATGGTGTCCTCCGGCAAGCCGCCGCTCGCGGCTGGTACCAAACgcaagcaacagcagcagcagacgCCCTGCGCGATCGGCGCGCActccgacgccgtcgccgccgtcgccggcgACCGGTGCCACTGTTCGAAGAAGCGCAAGCACCGGGTGAAGTACACGACGCGCGTGCCCGCGGTGAGCTCGCGCACGGCGGACATCCCCGGCGACGACTACTCGTGGCGCAAGTACGGGCAGAAGCCCATCAAGGGGTCCCCTTACCCCCGCTGCTACTATAGGTGCAGCACCGCCAAGGGCTGCCCGGCGCGGAAGCACGTCGAACGCGCCACCGACGACCCCGCCATGCTCGTCGTTACCTACGAGGGCGAACACCGGCATGACACATCGCCGCCAGCCGCCGCAAATTAA